In Micromonospora cremea, the genomic window GGCCGGTCTGGACCGGTGGCCCACGCCCGGACGCGCCGGTCGAGTGCGAGGTGCAGCTGCGCGCGCACGGCGACGTGGTGCCGGCCACCGTGGCCCTCGACGGCGCCACCCTCCACGCCGAGCTGCGCCGGCCGGTACGCGGCGTCGCCGCCGGCCAGGCCGTGGTGGCGTACCGGCCGGACCCGGCCGGCGACGTGGTCCTCGGCTCCGCCACCATCACCGGCTGACCCGGCACAGCGTCGCCCTGGCCGTCGCGGCCCGGGCGGCCGGCATACCGGATACCCTTCCGCCGTGACAGATCAGGTGTGGCCCTGGCCGGTGGGCGCGGCAACCGGCATCGGTTCGCTGCCCGGCACCGACATCGCCGAGGCCCAGCGGGTGGTCCTCGGCGAGCTCCCCGCGCTGCCCCACCTTCCCGAGCTGCCGGCCCGCGGCCCCGGAGCCGACCTGATCGGTCGGACCGCGGGGCTGCTGGTCGAGCTGCCCGTCGAGCTGTACACGGGGCGCTGGCGGGTCGCCCCGCGCCCGGGCCGCGACCTGCGCCGGGCCCGTGACCTGATGGAACGCGACCTGGACCAGCTCGCCGAGCAGGCCGAGGGGTACGCCGGCCCGATCAAGGTGCAGGCCGCCGGCCCGCTCACCCTGGCCGCGACCCTGGAGCTGCCGATCGGCGGCCGACTGCTGCGCGACCCCGGCGCGGTCCGCGACCTGACCGGCTCCCTCGCCGAGGGGCTGCGCGCGCACGTCGCGGCGGTCGCCCGGCGACTGCCCCGCGCTTCGGTGCTGCTCCAGCTGGACGAGCCGTCGCTGCCGACCGTGCTGGCCGGGCGGGTGCCCACCGAGAGCGGGCTGGGCGCGTACCGGGCGGTGGATTCGGCGGACGCGGCGGCGCTGCTGCGCACCGTCGTCGACGCGGCCGGCGTGCCGACCGTGGTGCACTGCTGCGCCCCGGACGTGCCGTTGGAGTTGATCCGTTCGACGGGCGCCGCCGGGGTGGCCCTCGACCTGGACCTGCTCACGGAGCTGGACCCGTTGGGTGAGGCGATCGACGCCGGCCTCGGGTTGCTGGCCGGGGCCGTGCCGACCCGGCCGCCGTCGACCGGCCAGGCGCCGACCTCCGCGCAGGTGGCCGACCGGGTGCGCCAGCTCTGGGACCGGCTCGGCTTTCCCCGCCGGCAGCTCGCTCAGCAGGTGGTGGTCACCCCGGCCTGCGGGTTGGCCGGGGCCAGCCCGGAGTACGTCCGGGTGGTGCTGGCCGCGTGCCGGGACGCCGGCCGGCGGCTCGCCGAGGACTGAGGTTTCCTGTCGTACTCGGTGGGCAGGATGACGGTCATGATTGGACAGCTACGTACAGTGGTGATCGATTGCCCGGATCCGCAGGCGCTGGCGGCGTTCTACGCGGAGCTGCTCGGCGTGCCCCTGGTCGAGGGTGACTCCGATGACGAGTGGGTGGTGCTGGGCGGCCAGCCCGGGCACCAGCCGCGCCTGGCGTTCCAGCGGGCGCTCAATCTGCGTCCGCCGGCCTGGCCGGATCCGGAGCGCCCGCAGCAGTTCCACCTCGACGTGACCGTGGACGACATCGAGACCGCCGAGAAGGCGACGCTCGCGCTCGGCGCCCGCCGGCTGCCGGGCGGGGGCGCGGACTTCCGGGTCTACGTCGACCCTGCCGGCCACCCGTTCTGCCTCTGCTGGGACTGACTTTGGTGTGGGCCGCGTCGGCCGGGCATCATGGCCGCCGTGGCCCACGACCCTCTGCTGCGCGCCTCTGGCTCGCTCTTCGGCCTTGCCTATGGTGACGCGATCGGCAAGCCGACCGAATTCCTGACCGTCGCCGAAATCGAGCACCGGTACGGTCCGGCCGGTCCACGTGACCTGTCCGGCGAGCCGGCGCTGGTCACCGACGACACCCAGATGGCGCTGGCGGTGGGCTGGGCGCTGCACGAGGCTCCGTCGCTCACCCCGAAGGGGGTGGAGCCGCTGCTCCGGCGGCGCTTCCTGGCCTGGGCGGTCAGCCCGGACAACAATCGCGCCCCCGGCATGACCTGCCTTCGCGCCTGCGCCGAGCTGGGTCGCGGGCTCCGCTGGCAGGAGGCGACGGTGACCGCGTCCAAGGGGTGCGGTGCCAACATGCGGGTGACGCCGGTCGGCTTGCTCGATGTGGACCTGGACACGCTGGCCGGGCTGGCTCAGTTGCAGGCCGGGTTGACCCACGGCCACCCGACCGGGCTGGCGGCCAGCGAGCTCACCGCGTACGCGGTCTTCGCCCTGCGCGGGGGCGCCACGCTCGCCGAGCTTCCCGCGATTCTCACCGAGCGGGCGCGGACGCAGCGCCGCGTGTACCGGGAACAGTGGCTGGGTGACCTCTGGCAGCGCGCCGGGGTCGGCACCGCGGAGGACTTCATCGCGCGGGGCTGGGATGAGTGCCTGGCGGTGCTGGGCCGGCTGACGGCCGCCCTGGGCCAGCCGGACGACGGCGGTGACCCGTGCCGGGCCACCGGGGAGGGCTGGGTGGCCGAGGAGGCGCTGGCGACCGCTCTGCTCTGCGCCGTACGGCACGCCGACGACCCGGTCGCGGCGCTGGCCCGGGGTGCGACCACCGCCGGGGACTCCGACTCGATCGCCGCTCTGGCCGGCGCCTTCGTGGGCGCGGCCGCCGGGATGACCGCCTGGCCGCCGGGGTGGGCCGACCGGATCGAGTACGCCGACCAGCTCGCCACGCTCGGCGCGGCCTGGGACTGATCCTCGTCCCCGCTCCCGGAGCTGTCCTGCCTGGCCGGACCGAGCCGGGTGACCGGCGAAGGCCCGGCGGGGCGGCAGACGGTCAGCGGGTCGGCAGGTGGTTCAGGCTGCGGACCGACCGCCACAGGTCGGCGTCGCAGTTGCCGGCGCGGTCGGCGAAGGCGGCCGAGCTGATCCGGGTCGGCTCGGTGAGGCTCAGGTAGCTGTCGTGCTCGGCGCCGGGGTCCCAGTCCCGGGTGGGGATGCGGACGTGGTCGTCCCGGTCGCTCTTGTCCTGGCTGGTGATCTTCAGTACGTCGGCGCCCCGGGAGTCGGCGCGCAGCACCAGACACGGCCGCACCTTCGACCCGCTGCCGTCGGCGTACGGCACGTCGGCCCACCAGATCTCGCCCGGCGCCGGCGTGCCCGCCCCCCGAGCGGCGTCGCGCGACCGGGGCCTGGTGGCCGGCCGGTCGGCGGCGCGGGGTCGCGGCGGCGCGGGGCGACGTCCGCCGGTGCGGGCCGAGCCCGGCCGGCTGCCCGAGCGACGGTTCGCGACCCGGTGCCGCCAGCTGTTCCACGCCCAGCCGGCCGCCACCGCCAGCAGGATCGCCACCGCCCAGAGCAGGGCCTCGGGCATCGGTACCTCCGCCATCGTCCGGCGGCCCACCGGCCCCCGTCGTCCGGCGATCCTCGCACGCCGATCACCCCGCCGCGCGCCAACCACGCACCGCGTTCTCGTGATGACGAGAACGCTGGGTGCGGGTGGGCGACTGTTTGTCCCACCGGGCCGATACCGTGCCGGAGTAGCGTGATCAGGGAGGTCGCAGGCGTGTCCGAAGGTGGCGGTGTGTCCGAGGAGCAGATCGGTCAGCAGGTCAGCCCGGCGCAGGAGGCGGCGGCCGGCGCCGAGCCGACGCCGCAAGCTCGGGAGCGGCACGCCACGCTCAGCCGCGAGCTGACCGAGCATCAGTACCGCTACTACGTGCTGGACGCGCCGATCATCGCCGACGCCGAGTTCGACCGGCAGCTGCGTGAGCTGGAGGCGCTGGAGGATGAGTTCCCGGCACTGCGCACACCGGATTCGCCGACCCAGCGGGTGGGCGGCACCTTCTCCACCGACTTCACCCCGGTCACCCACGCCGAGCGGATGCTCTCGCTGGACAACGCCTTCGCCGACGAGGAGCTGGCCGCCTGGGCCGAGCGGGTCGAGCGGGACGCCGGCGGCCCGGCGCCCTACCTCTGCGAGCTGAAGGTCGACGGGTTGGCGATCAACCTGACCTACGAGGATGGCCGGCTGGTCCGGGCGGCCACCCGGGGTGACGGCCGCACCGGCGAGGACGTCACCGCCAACGTGCGCAGCATCCGGGACGTGCCGAGCCAGCTCACCCCGTCCGCCGAGTTCCCGGACATTCCCGGGCTACTGGAGGTCCGGGGCGAGATCTACTTCCCGATCGCCGCGTTCGCCGACCTCAACGCCGGCCTGGTCGAGCAGGGCCGAGCCCCGTTCGCCAACCCGCGCAACGCCGCCGCCGGCAGCCTGCGGCAGAAGGACCCACGGATCACCGCTTCCCGGCCGCTGCGTCTGGTGGTGCACGGCATCGGCGCCCGCCGCGGGTTCCAGCCCACCGCCCAGTCCGAGTCGTACGCGGCGCTGAAGGCGTGGGGCCTGCCGACCAGTGACCGGTGGCGGGTGGTGCCGGATCTGGCCGGCGTGGCCGAGTACATCGCCTACTACGCCGAGCACCGGCACGACGTCGAGCACGAGATCGACGGCGTGGTGGTCAAGGTCGACCCGGTGTCCATCCAGGGTCGGCTCGGGTCGACCAGCCGCGCCCCGCGCTGGGCGATCGCCTTCAAGTACCCGCCGGAGGAGGTCACCACCAAGCTGCTCGACATCGACGTCAACGTGGGGCGCACCGGGCGGGTCACCCCGTTCGCCGTGCTCGAACCGGTGCGGGTGGCCGGCTCCACCGTCGCGCTCGCCACCCTGCACAACGCCCGTGAGGTGGAGCGTAAGGGTGTGCTGATCGGCGACACCGTGGTGCTGCGCAAGGCCGGCGACGTGATTCCCGAGGTGCTCGGCCCGGTGGTCGACCTGCGCCCTGCCGACGCGCGGCCGTTCGTCATGCCGACCACCTGCCCGGCCTGCGGCACCCCGCTCGCACCGGCCAAGGAGGGCGACGTCGACATTCGTTGCCCCAACACCCGCAGCTGTCCCGCCCAGCTACGCGAACGGGTGTTCCACCTCGCCGGCCGCGGCGCGTTCGACATCGAGGTGCTCGGCTACAAGGGCGCGGCGGCGCTGCTGGACGCGGAGATCATCGCCGACGAGGCGGACCTCTTCCAGCTCGACGCCGAGCAGCTGGCGCGGTCCCCGTTCTTCGTCAACAAGGACGGCAGCCTGGGCAGCAACGCGGTCAAGCTGCTGGACAATCTGGCCGTGGCCCGGGAGCGCGACCTGTGGCGGGTGCTGGTGGCGCTCTCCATCCGGCATGTCGGCCCGACCGCGGCCCAGGCGCTCGCCCGGCACTTCCGCTCCATGGAGGCCATCGACGCGGCCAGCGAGGAGGAGCTCTCCTCGGTCGACGGGGTCGGTCCGACGATCGCGGCCAGCATCCGGGAGTGGTTCGCCGTGGACTGGCACCGCGACGTGGTCCGCAAGTGGGCCGAGGCGGGCGTACGGATGGCCGAGGAGGCGGTCGACGAGGGGCCGCGCCCGTTGGAGGGGCTGACCGTGGTGGTGACCGGCACGCTCGCCGGCTTCTCCCGTGACCAGGCCGCCGAGGCGGTGCAGAGCCGGGGCGGCAAGGTCAGCGGCTCGGTCTCCAAGAAGACGAGCTTCGTGGTGGTAGGGGACAACCCGGGGTCCAAGGCCGACAAGGCGGCCAGCCTCAAGGTGCCGGTGCTCGACGAGGACGGGTTCCGGCTGCTGCTGGACGCGGGTCCGGACGCCGCGCGGGACGTCGCCCGGCTGGAGGGCTGACCGCTCCGGCGACCGCTGGCCGCGCATACCAACTTAATTACGACTACGACCGATTCGTGACTGTCATACCGGGAAACCCGGGGCTGAGGGCGTTTCATTGGGTCACGGCGTGCATACGGGCACGCCGACCGTTGGTCGGGAGGTGTGATGGAGGTCGCCGACCCGCGCAACTCCGTCCCGCCCGGACGGGTGGCGCCGTTCACCGCCTTCATCGTCAGCATCCTGGCGGTCGCCGCGTTGACCGCCGCCGGTCCACTCGCGACGCTCCCGGCCGAGCTGTCCCGGCTGCCGGTGGCGTTCTGGACGATGGCCGCGCTCGCGCTGGTCTGCGACGCCCGCCCGTTCGTGCCCCCGGGGCGCCGGCAGTCCTCCGCGGTCTTCCCGTCCACCTGCTTCACCTTCGCGATCCTGCTCGGCTGGGGGCTCGGCCCGGCGGTGGCGGTGCAGGCGGTCGGGGTGGTCGTCTCGGGCTGGCGGATGCGGCACGCCGCGTGGCGGACGGCGTTCAACGTCGGCCAGTACGCCTGCGCCCTCGCCGCCGCGTACGGGATCCTCCAGCTCGGGCCGGGCATCGTCTTCTCCGGCGGTCGGTTGCACTGGACCGACGTGGTCGCCGTCGGCGGCGCCACGGTGGCCTGGTTCGTGGTCAACTACGGGCTGGTCAGCTGGGCGGTACGGCTGCGCTTCGGCGACCGGTGGTGGCCCACCGTCCGGCAGGGCCTCGGTTTCGAACTGCTCTCCACGGGCTCACTGCTGCTGCTCGCCCCGGTGCTGGTCGCCGCGGCGCGGGTCAGCGCGGCGCTGATTCCGCTGGTGCTGGTGCCGCTCTTCGCCGTGTACCGGATGGCCCGGCTGACCGTCGAGCAGCAGCACCTCGCCGCCGCGGACCCGCTCACCGGGCTGCCCAACCGCAAGGCCCTGCTGGCCGAGGTGGCGGAGCAGGTGCACCTGCACGCCGAGCGGACCGCTCGCGGCGAACCCGATGGGCACCTGGCGCTGCTGCTGATCGACCTGGACCGCTTCAAGAACGTCAACGACGCGCTCGGGCACGCCGTGGGCGACCGGCTGCTCGTCGAGGTCAGCGCCCGACTCACCGACGTGGAGCCCCGCCCGCAGATGATCGCCCGGCTCGGCGGCGACGAGTTCGCCATCGTGATGACCGGGCTGACCGACGCGAGCCAGGCGCGTGACCTGGCCGACCGGGTGGTCGCGGCGCTGGCCGAGCCGGTGCCGCTGGACGGGCTGCCACTGGACGTGGGCGGCTCGATCGGGATCGCGCTCTTCCCGGAGCACGGCGAGGACTTCGCCACCCTGATGCGCCACGCCGACGTGGCGATGTACGACGCCAAGCACCGCAACGACACGGTGGCCGTCTACGCCCCGGCATCCGATCACAACTCCGCCGAGCGGCTCAGCCTCCTCGCCGACCTGCGCCGGGTACTGGAGTCCGGCCCGTCGGTCGACGACCCGCTGGACGCCGAGCCGGCGGGACACGCCCGGCCGGCGGGAACGGCCGACGAGGACGACCGGGACGCGGGGGCGGCCGAGTCGGGTGGCGCCGAGCGGGCGGCCGACCTACCCCTCGGCACGGCGGCGGAGGTGCGCGGCGGGGATGGTGCGGCGCTGCCCAGCGGTGACCTGCGCCCCGCCGAGGCCGCGCCGCACGAGGACGCGTCGCCGGTGGTCGCCGCGCTCCCGCCGTCCGGCGGCCGGTGGTGGGGGCGCCGCCGCCGGCCGGGCACCGAGCTGACGCACGCCGACGAGCTGATCAACCGGATCGCCACCGGCGCCGACCCGATCCGTGGCCGGAACACCCGCGCCACGGTCGCCGGCACCCGCCCGGGCCCGGTCCGGGACCGGCGCGCCGGGGGCGGGCAGGGACGGCGATCGCCGAACGGGGGCGCGGTGTCCGCGCTGGCTGGCGGCGGCGCCGGTCCGCGACGTGACGTCGGGCCGGCCACGCCGGACGTGCCGCTCGGGCCGACCGGTTGGGCGCACTCCGGCGGTGAGACGGCCGACGACGCCGGCGAGATCACCATGTACTACCAGCCGCAGATCGCCATCGCGACCGGCGAGGTGGTCGGCGTCGAGGCGCTGCTGCGCTGGCGGCACCCACGGCGGGGGATGGTCGACCCGGAGGAGCTGATCCGGGTGGCCGAGCAGAGCGCGGTGATGCGACTGCTCACCCGGCGGGTGGTCGACGACGTGGTGGAGCAGCTCGCCAAGTGGTCGGCGGCCGGCATCGGGCTGCGGGCGGCACTGAACGTGAGCGTGCGTGACCTGCACACCGGCGAGATCGCCGACCAGATCGCCGACCGGCTGAGCCGCTACGGGGTGCCGGCCGAGCGGCTGCAACTGGAGATCACCGAGGGTGCCCTGATGGCCGACCCGCGCCGGGTGCTGGCCACGATCTCCCGGCTGCACCGGATCGGGGTGGCCATAGCCCTGGACGACTTCGGCACCGGGTATTCCTCACTGCAGCACCTGCGTCGGCTACCGCTGTCCGAGGTGAAGGTGGACCGCTCGTTCGTGCTGGGCATGGCCGACGACGCCGACGACGCGGCGATCGTCCGGTCGATGATCGAGCTGGCCGGCGCGCTGGGGCTGCGGGTGGTCGCCGAGGGCGTGGAGGACGAGCGGACCTGGCGGATGCTGCACGCCGCCGGCTGCGACGCCGCGCAGGGCTGGTTCTACGCCCGACCGATGCCCGCCGAGGAGCTGGTCACCTGGCTGGCCCGGTACCGACCGGTCCGCCCGAGCGGCGGCCCGGAGCCGGACGCCGGCCGTCGTCCGACCCGCTGACCCGCCCGCCGACGCGGCGCGAGAGGCCGGCGGAGGGGGAGTCGTGGACGCGGCACCGGAGCGGAACAATAGACTCGCTCCGGTCACCGCGCGTCACGCTCCACCCGTCGCGCGATCGGCACACCGCCCGACCAGCAGGACATCAGAAGGGGGCACGGATGGCCGCCATCTCCCGCGAGGAGGTCGCGCACCTGGCGCGCCTGTCGCGGCTCGCCGTCACCGAGGAGGAGCTGGACATGTTCGCCGGCCAGCTCGACGTGATCCTCCAGGCGGTCGCCCAGGTCGGCGAGGTCGCCGCGGCGGACATCCCGCCGACCTCGCACTCGGTGCCGCTGACCAACATCTTCCGCGAGGACGTGGTCACGCCGTGCCTGACCCCGCAGGAGGTGCTGTCGGGCGCACCCGACGTCGAGGACCAGCGGTTCCGCGTACCGCGGATCCTGAGTGAGGATGTGGCCTCATGAGCGACCTGACCAGAATGACCGCGACGGAGATCGCCGCCCTGGTCGCTGGCGGCGAGACCTCCGCCGTCGAGGTGACCCGCGCCCACCTGGACCGGATCGCCGCGGTCGACGACCGGGTGCACGCCTTCCTGCACGTGGACACCGACGGCGCGCTGGCCGCCGCCCGCGCCGTGGACGAGCGCCGGGCCGCCGGCGAGGAGCTGGGCCCGCTGGCCGGCGTGCCGGTCGCGGTGAAGGACGTGCTCGCCACCCGGGGCGTGCCGACCACCGTGGGGTCGAAGATCCTGGAGGGCTGGCGCCCGCCGTACGACGCGACGATCGTGCAGCGGCTGCGTGAGGCCGGCACGGTGATGCTCGGCAAGACGAACATGGACGAGTTCGCGATGGGCTCCTCCACCGAATACTCGGCGTACGGCGCGACGCACAACCCGTGGGACCTGAGCCGGATCCCGGGCGGCTCAGGTGGCGGCAGCGCCGCCGCGCTGGCCGCGTACGAGGCGCCGCTGGCGATCGGCTCGGACACCGGCGGCTCGATCCGCCAGCCCGGCGCGGTCACCGGCACCGTCGGCGTGAAGCCCACCTACGGCGGCACCTCCCGCTACGGGCTGGTCGCCTTCTCCTCGTCGCTGGACACCCCCGGCCCGTGCGCCCGTACGGTGCTCGACGCGGCCCTGCTGCACCAGGTGATCGGCGGGCACGACCCGCGCGACTCCACCTCGATCCCGCAGCCGGTGCCGGACGTGGTGGCCGCGGCGAAGCTCGGCGCGACCGGTGACCTGACCGGCGTGCGGCTCGGCATCGTCAGCGAGTTCGTCGGTGAGGGCGCCGAGCCGGGCGTGATGGCCGCGTTCCGCGAGGCGGTGGACGCGCTGGCCAAGCTGGGTGCGGAGATCGTCGACGTGTCCTGCCCGACCTTCGCCTACGCGCTGCCCGCGTACTACCTGATCGCCCCGAGCGAGTGCTCCTCCAACCTGGCCCGGTTCGACGGCGTCCGGTTCGGCCTGCGGGTCGGCGACGACGGCAACCGGTCGCTGGAGGAGGTCATGTCGCTGACCCGGGAGGCCGGTTTCGGCCCCGAGGTCAAGCGCCGGATCATGATTGGCACGTACGCGCTGTCGTCGGGTTACTACGACGCGTACTATGGGCAGGCGCAGAAGGTCCGGACGCTGATCACGCGGGACTTCACCGCCGCGTTCGAGCGGGTCGACGCCCTGATCTCGCCGACCACCCCGTCCGTGGCGTTCCCGATGGGCGCGCGCACCGCCGACCCGTACCAGATGTACCTGGCCGACCTGTTCACCATCCCGACGAACCTGTACGGCGGACCGGGCATCTCGGTGCCCTGCGGCCTCTCCGAGGGGCTGCCCGTCGGCCTGCAGGTGATGGCCCCGACGATGGCCGACGACCGGATGTACCGGGTCGCCGCCGCGCTGGAGTCCGCGGTCGGCACGTTCACCCCACCGGCACTGTGAGGCAGGAGCCCAGATGACGACGACGCTGCCCGCGTACGACGAGGTCGTCGCGCGCTACGAACCGGTGATCGGCCTGGAGACCCACGTCGAGCTGGGCACGAACACCAAGATGTTCTGCGGCTGCCCGACCGACTTCGGTGGCGAGCCGAACACCCGGGTCTGCCCGGTCTGCCTGGGCCTGCCTGGTTCGCTGCCGGTGGCCAACAAGGCGGCCATCGAGGCGATCATCCGGATCGGCCTGGCGCTGAACTGCTCCATCGCCGAGTGGTGCCGGTTCGCCCGGAAGAACTACTTCTACCCGGACATGCCGAAGAACTTCCAGATCAGCCAGTACGACGAGCCGATCTGCGTCGACGGCTACCTGGACGTCGAGGTCAACGGCGAGACGGTGCGGATCGAGATCGAGCGGGTGCACCTGGAGGAGGACACCGGCAAGACGCTGCACGTCGGTGGCGCCACCGGCCGCATCCACGGCGCGACCGAGTCGCTGGTCGACTACAACCGGGCCGGCATTCCGCTGGTCGAGATCGTCACCAAGCCCATCCCGGGCACCGGCGCGCTCGCGCCCGACGTGGCCCGGGCGTACGTCACCGAACTGCGGGACGTGATCCGCACTCTCGGCGTCTCGGACGTGCGGATGGAGGAGGGTTCGCTGCGCTGCGACGTGAACACCTCGCTCAACCTGCCGGGGCAGGAGTGGGGCACCCGCACCGAGACCAAGAACGTCAACTCGCTGCGCTCGGTGGAGCGGGCGGTCCGCTCGGAGATGCTGCGGCAGGCCTCGGTGCTGGACGCCGGCGGCCGGATCACGCAGGAGACCCGGCACTTCCACGAGGACACCGGCGACACCACCCCGGGACGCTCCAAGGAGACCGCGACCGACTACCGGTACTTCCCGGAGCCGGACCTGGCGCCGATCGCCCCGGACCCGGCCTGGGTCGCGGAGCTGAAGGCCGCCCTGCCGGAGCTGCCGCGGGTGCACCGGCGCCGCCTCCAGCAGCAGTGGGGCCTGTCCGACCTGGACATGCAGTCGGTGCTGAACGCCGGTGCGGTCGAGCTGATCGAGGCGACCGTCGCCGCCGGCGCCACGCCGGCCGCCGCCCGTAAGTGGTGGCTCGGCGAGCTGTCCCGCAGGGCCAACGAGAGCGGCGTGGAGCTGGCTGACATCGGCGCCACCCCGGCCCAGGTCGCCGAGTTGCAGGGCCTGGTCGACGCCGGAAAGCTCAACGACAAGATGGCCCGCGCGGTGCTGGAGGGCGTGGTCGACGGTGAGGGCTCGCCCACCGAGATCATGACCAACCGGGGCCTGGAGGTCGTGTCGGACACCGGCGCGCTCACCGCCGCGGTGGACGAGGCGATCGCCGCCAACCCCGGCATCGCGGACAAGATCCGTAGCGGCAAGGTCGCCGCGGCCGGCGCGCTGGTCGGCGCGGTCATGAAGACCACGCGCGGCCAGGCCGACGCGAAGACCGTCCGCGAGCTGGTCCTGGAGCGCCTCGGCGTCCAGGGCTGAAACCCGCCCGGAGCAGGCCGTCGCCGTGACCCGGCGGCGGCCTGTAACCGCTGTCGCGTACGCGGCCACCCCGCGTCCCCCTCGCGAGGGCGTCAACGACGACGCCCGGATGGAGTCACCGTGAACCAGCACGACCTCGATGTCCTCGACGAGATCCAGCGGCGGGTGCTCTGGCTCGCCACCCGGATCGTGGACGCCGCCAACCACGACCGGGTCACCGGCGACGGGGTGAAGGTCGGCGGGCACCAGGCGTCCAGCGCCTCCCTGGTCACCGCGATGACCGCGCTCTGGTTCGCGCACCTGGACGCCGAGGACCGAGTCGCCGTCAAGCCGCACGCCTCCCCGGTGTTCCACGCCATCCAGTACCTGCTCGGCAACCTGGACCGCTCGTACCTGCCGCGGCTGCGGGCCCGGGGCGGCCTCCAGTCGTACCCGTCGCGCACCAAGGACCCCGACGAGGTGGACTTCTCCACCGGTTCGGTCGGTCTCGGCGCCGCGGCGCCGCTCTTCGCCGCCGCCACCCGGCGTTACGTCGACGCGCACTTCGGCGCCCGCCCGCACTCCCGGTTCGTCGCGCTGATCGGCGACGCCGAGCTGGACGAGGGCAACATCTGGGAGGCGGTCGCCGACCCCGCCACCACCGGCCTGGGCAACGTCATGTGGCTGGTCGACTTCAACCGCCAGTCGCTGGACCGGGTGGTGCCCGGCATCCGGATCAACCAGTGGCGCGGCCAGTTCGAGGCGGCCGGCTGGCACGTCGTGGAGGTCAAGTACGGCCGCCGGCTCGCCGAGGCGTACGCCCGGCCCGGCGGCGAAGCGCTGCGCGACTGGATCGACGCGATGCCCAACGAGCAGTACCAGTCGCTGTTCGGGCTGGCCGGCACGGCGCTGCGCAAGCAGTTCCTGGACGGCGCGCCGTCCGGCATCGCCGAGCTGATCGCCGACGTCGCCGACGAGGAGCTGGGCCCGCTCGTCACCGACCTCGGCGGGCACGACCTGCAGGCGATGCTCGACGCGTACGCCCAGTGCGACGCGGTCACCGACCGGCCCAGCGTCGTCTTCGCGTACACGGTCAAGGGGTGGGGGTTGCCCATCGCCGGCAACCCGCGCAACCACTCGGCGCTGCTCAGCACCGAGCAGGTCGACGCGTTGCGCGCCGCGCAGGGGCTGACCCGCGAGACCGAGTGGGATCGCCTCGACCCGGCGTCACCCGCCGGCATCCGGGCCGGCGCCCGCCGGGAGGCGCTGTCCCGCGCGCCCCGCGAGCGGGCGCTGGGGGTCACGGTTCCGGAGAGCACAGGAGTACGCGCGGCCAAGCCGATCTCCACGCAGGAGGTCTTCGGCCGGGTGCTGGTGGACCTGGCTCGGGACCGGGAGGTCGGCCGCTACCTGGTGACGACGGCACCGGACGTGGCCACCTCCACCAACCTCGCCGGGTTCATCAACAAGACCGGGGTGTTCGCCCCGACCGAGCAGCGTTCCTGGACCGAGGACCGGATGCTGCGCTGGACGGAGAGCCCCGCGGGGCAGCACATCGAGCTGGGCATCTCGGAGATGAACCTGTTCCTGCTGCTCGGCCAGCTCGGCCTGTCCTGGGATCTGTCCGGGCAGCCGCTGCTGCCGGTGGGCACGGTCTACGACCCGTTCGTGCTGCGGGGCCTGGACGCGTTCCTGTACGGCACCTACTCCGGCTCCCGGTTCGTGGTCGCCGGCACCCCGTCGGGCATCACCCTGGCCCCGGAGGGCGGCGCCCACCAGTCCACCATCACCGCCTCCGTCGGGCTGGAGCTGCCCGGGGTGACCTTCGTCGAGCCGGCGTACG contains:
- a CDS encoding putative bifunctional diguanylate cyclase/phosphodiesterase; translated protein: MEVADPRNSVPPGRVAPFTAFIVSILAVAALTAAGPLATLPAELSRLPVAFWTMAALALVCDARPFVPPGRRQSSAVFPSTCFTFAILLGWGLGPAVAVQAVGVVVSGWRMRHAAWRTAFNVGQYACALAAAYGILQLGPGIVFSGGRLHWTDVVAVGGATVAWFVVNYGLVSWAVRLRFGDRWWPTVRQGLGFELLSTGSLLLLAPVLVAAARVSAALIPLVLVPLFAVYRMARLTVEQQHLAAADPLTGLPNRKALLAEVAEQVHLHAERTARGEPDGHLALLLIDLDRFKNVNDALGHAVGDRLLVEVSARLTDVEPRPQMIARLGGDEFAIVMTGLTDASQARDLADRVVAALAEPVPLDGLPLDVGGSIGIALFPEHGEDFATLMRHADVAMYDAKHRNDTVAVYAPASDHNSAERLSLLADLRRVLESGPSVDDPLDAEPAGHARPAGTADEDDRDAGAAESGGAERAADLPLGTAAEVRGGDGAALPSGDLRPAEAAPHEDASPVVAALPPSGGRWWGRRRRPGTELTHADELINRIATGADPIRGRNTRATVAGTRPGPVRDRRAGGGQGRRSPNGGAVSALAGGGAGPRRDVGPATPDVPLGPTGWAHSGGETADDAGEITMYYQPQIAIATGEVVGVEALLRWRHPRRGMVDPEELIRVAEQSAVMRLLTRRVVDDVVEQLAKWSAAGIGLRAALNVSVRDLHTGEIADQIADRLSRYGVPAERLQLEITEGALMADPRRVLATISRLHRIGVAIALDDFGTGYSSLQHLRRLPLSEVKVDRSFVLGMADDADDAAIVRSMIELAGALGLRVVAEGVEDERTWRMLHAAGCDAAQGWFYARPMPAEELVTWLARYRPVRPSGGPEPDAGRRPTR
- the gatC gene encoding Asp-tRNA(Asn)/Glu-tRNA(Gln) amidotransferase subunit GatC codes for the protein MAAISREEVAHLARLSRLAVTEEELDMFAGQLDVILQAVAQVGEVAAADIPPTSHSVPLTNIFREDVVTPCLTPQEVLSGAPDVEDQRFRVPRILSEDVAS
- the gatA gene encoding Asp-tRNA(Asn)/Glu-tRNA(Gln) amidotransferase subunit GatA; its protein translation is MSDLTRMTATEIAALVAGGETSAVEVTRAHLDRIAAVDDRVHAFLHVDTDGALAAARAVDERRAAGEELGPLAGVPVAVKDVLATRGVPTTVGSKILEGWRPPYDATIVQRLREAGTVMLGKTNMDEFAMGSSTEYSAYGATHNPWDLSRIPGGSGGGSAAALAAYEAPLAIGSDTGGSIRQPGAVTGTVGVKPTYGGTSRYGLVAFSSSLDTPGPCARTVLDAALLHQVIGGHDPRDSTSIPQPVPDVVAAAKLGATGDLTGVRLGIVSEFVGEGAEPGVMAAFREAVDALAKLGAEIVDVSCPTFAYALPAYYLIAPSECSSNLARFDGVRFGLRVGDDGNRSLEEVMSLTREAGFGPEVKRRIMIGTYALSSGYYDAYYGQAQKVRTLITRDFTAAFERVDALISPTTPSVAFPMGARTADPYQMYLADLFTIPTNLYGGPGISVPCGLSEGLPVGLQVMAPTMADDRMYRVAAALESAVGTFTPPAL
- the gatB gene encoding Asp-tRNA(Asn)/Glu-tRNA(Gln) amidotransferase subunit GatB encodes the protein MTTTLPAYDEVVARYEPVIGLETHVELGTNTKMFCGCPTDFGGEPNTRVCPVCLGLPGSLPVANKAAIEAIIRIGLALNCSIAEWCRFARKNYFYPDMPKNFQISQYDEPICVDGYLDVEVNGETVRIEIERVHLEEDTGKTLHVGGATGRIHGATESLVDYNRAGIPLVEIVTKPIPGTGALAPDVARAYVTELRDVIRTLGVSDVRMEEGSLRCDVNTSLNLPGQEWGTRTETKNVNSLRSVERAVRSEMLRQASVLDAGGRITQETRHFHEDTGDTTPGRSKETATDYRYFPEPDLAPIAPDPAWVAELKAALPELPRVHRRRLQQQWGLSDLDMQSVLNAGAVELIEATVAAGATPAAARKWWLGELSRRANESGVELADIGATPAQVAELQGLVDAGKLNDKMARAVLEGVVDGEGSPTEIMTNRGLEVVSDTGALTAAVDEAIAANPGIADKIRSGKVAAAGALVGAVMKTTRGQADAKTVRELVLERLGVQG